One stretch of Chryseobacterium fluminis DNA includes these proteins:
- a CDS encoding toxic anion resistance protein — protein MDNQENQPIDPLGSIEPLKTFEPTPVPAPAMNQPAQNAAPAVLVDREGNVNLAQLQPEERQKYEVLADSIDESNPGSIVNFGADLQRTLSNQSDSFLGNVRRSNSGEVGELINNLLVELNYVDVEELNQNKFKSFLSKLPFMKSIVTQIENLFAKYDKIVNNIDQIAYKVNAGIITSTKDNAVLQTIFESNVNAVKQIEGLVIAGQMRMEKAGVELAGMEAAPQNYQDYQIADKRDFIARLDRRLADLKVVRVIMMQSLPQIRLVQNNNVSIAEKAQTILTTTLPLWKNQLSLAVAMYRQQQNIEIQQKVSATTEEILRKNAERLGQNSVNVARANEQTIVSIDTLRETTSKLISTLNEVKQIQKQGAEGRRKLDQDLMTLEHELKANVRG, from the coding sequence ATGGATAATCAGGAAAATCAACCCATAGATCCGCTGGGATCAATTGAGCCGCTTAAAACATTCGAACCGACACCTGTGCCTGCACCGGCGATGAACCAGCCTGCCCAGAATGCAGCCCCTGCCGTTCTTGTCGATCGGGAAGGAAATGTAAACCTCGCTCAGCTGCAGCCAGAGGAACGCCAGAAATATGAAGTCCTGGCAGATTCCATTGATGAATCCAATCCGGGTTCCATTGTGAATTTCGGGGCCGACCTTCAGAGGACACTGTCTAACCAGAGTGACAGTTTCCTTGGAAATGTCAGAAGATCAAATTCCGGGGAAGTAGGTGAATTGATTAATAATTTATTGGTCGAACTTAATTATGTAGACGTAGAGGAATTAAATCAGAATAAATTTAAAAGCTTTTTAAGCAAGCTGCCCTTTATGAAAAGCATTGTAACGCAGATTGAGAATCTGTTTGCAAAATATGATAAGATCGTTAATAATATCGATCAGATCGCTTATAAGGTAAATGCAGGGATTATTACTTCTACCAAGGATAATGCGGTTTTACAAACGATTTTTGAAAGCAATGTTAATGCAGTCAAGCAAATCGAAGGTCTTGTCATTGCCGGGCAAATGAGAATGGAAAAAGCAGGAGTGGAACTGGCCGGGATGGAAGCCGCACCCCAGAATTACCAGGATTACCAGATTGCAGATAAAAGAGATTTCATCGCGAGATTAGACCGCAGGCTGGCTGATCTCAAAGTCGTACGGGTCATCATGATGCAGTCGCTTCCCCAGATCAGACTGGTGCAGAACAATAATGTTTCGATCGCTGAAAAAGCGCAGACGATTCTGACCACAACCCTGCCATTATGGAAAAACCAGCTGTCTCTTGCCGTAGCCATGTACAGACAGCAGCAGAATATTGAAATTCAGCAGAAAGTATCAGCCACCACAGAAGAAATTCTGAGAAAAAATGCTGAGCGTTTAGGGCAGAATTCAGTTAATGTTGCCAGGGCCAATGAACAGACCATTGTTTCTATTGATACATTAAGGGAGACCACTTCGAAATTAATCAGTACCTTAAACGAGGTGAAGCAGATTCAGAAACAGGGTGCAGAAGGCAGAAGAAAACTGGATCAGGATTTGATGACTTTAGAACACGAATTAAAAGCAAACGTAAGAGGATAA
- a CDS encoding TerD family protein — MAINLQKGQRINLTKENGTTLTQACVGINWGAIEKKGFFGGVTKEAVDLDGSCILYDSNKNSTEVIYFGNLKSKNGSVRHSGDDLTGDVNGNDGLDNEVITVDFSSLDSNVEYVAMVLNSYRGQDFGSIPFASIRIFEGSPTQVKDVFAKYDIANDASFKGHVSMVMGVFYKRNNEWKFNAIGDPTADKKLQETIETVKQKYL; from the coding sequence ATGGCTATTAACTTACAAAAAGGTCAAAGAATTAACCTTACGAAGGAAAATGGAACCACTCTTACGCAGGCATGTGTAGGAATAAACTGGGGAGCAATCGAGAAAAAAGGTTTCTTCGGCGGGGTAACCAAGGAAGCGGTTGATTTGGATGGAAGCTGTATTCTGTATGACTCCAACAAAAACTCGACTGAGGTCATTTATTTCGGTAACCTGAAATCAAAAAACGGATCTGTAAGACACAGTGGAGATGATTTAACAGGGGATGTCAACGGCAACGATGGTCTCGATAATGAGGTTATTACGGTAGATTTCAGCAGTCTGGATTCCAATGTTGAATATGTTGCGATGGTTTTGAACAGCTACAGAGGTCAGGATTTCGGGTCGATCCCTTTTGCGTCAATCCGTATTTTCGAAGGCTCTCCAACCCAGGTAAAAGACGTTTTTGCCAAATATGATATTGCCAATGATGCGTCTTTCAAAGGACACGTTTCTATGGTGATGGGTGTTTTCTATAAGAGAAATAACGAGTGGAAATTCAATGCCATAGGAGATCCTACAGCAGATAAAAAATTGCAGGAGACTATTGAAACGGTTAAGCAGAAATATTTGTAA
- a CDS encoding TerC/Alx family metal homeostasis membrane protein, producing MDKHQGILDLHPGLVWGFAVTVVIMLLLDLGVFNKKSHEVSSKEATIWSIVWISLSMIFSGVVYWVFNTDGSPMSHDIAVEKFTQYQAAYWVEKALSVDNLFVFILVFGFFKVPKYLHHKVLFWGIIGALIFRAIFIFAGVGLINLTYLPEMTIFGKAVQINIVMVLFGLFLVYAGIKSWGDGDDDDDEDYSNTAGAKLIKRFWKVSDNYVGDKFFTVQNGIKMATPLLVVVAVIEFTDVLFAVDSIPAIFAISDDPFILYTSNIFAILGLRSLYFLLANFIHMFSKLPYGLAIILSFIGVKMLIAPWIHISSPVSLGIVGGVLAISVILSVIFPDKKEEIQNKEEIEK from the coding sequence GTGGACAAACATCAAGGTATTTTAGATCTTCATCCAGGACTGGTGTGGGGATTTGCGGTAACAGTCGTTATCATGCTCCTGCTTGACTTAGGAGTTTTCAATAAAAAAAGTCATGAGGTTTCTTCCAAAGAAGCCACAATCTGGTCAATCGTCTGGATCTCGCTGTCTATGATCTTTTCGGGCGTGGTGTATTGGGTTTTCAATACCGACGGATCTCCGATGAGCCACGACATAGCAGTAGAAAAATTCACACAGTACCAGGCCGCGTATTGGGTTGAAAAAGCATTGTCGGTGGATAACTTATTCGTATTCATCCTTGTTTTCGGATTCTTCAAAGTTCCTAAATATCTGCACCACAAAGTTCTCTTCTGGGGAATTATCGGAGCATTGATTTTCAGGGCCATCTTCATTTTTGCGGGAGTAGGGTTGATTAATCTGACCTATTTACCTGAAATGACTATTTTTGGAAAAGCTGTTCAGATTAATATTGTGATGGTGCTTTTCGGTCTTTTCCTTGTGTACGCGGGAATAAAATCCTGGGGTGACGGTGATGATGATGACGATGAAGATTACAGCAATACGGCAGGTGCAAAACTGATCAAAAGGTTCTGGAAGGTTTCCGATAACTATGTCGGAGATAAATTCTTTACCGTTCAGAACGGAATTAAAATGGCAACTCCGCTTTTAGTAGTTGTAGCCGTTATCGAATTCACCGATGTACTTTTTGCAGTAGATTCCATTCCTGCAATTTTTGCGATTTCGGATGACCCGTTCATTCTTTATACCTCAAATATTTTCGCTATTTTAGGACTTAGATCTTTATATTTCCTATTGGCCAATTTTATTCATATGTTCAGCAAACTTCCTTATGGACTGGCCATTATCCTGTCCTTTATCGGGGTGAAAATGCTGATCGCACCATGGATTCATATTTCTTCACCGGTTTCGTTGGGAATCGTAGGAGGAGTGCTGGCCATTTCCGTTATTTTATCCGTTATTTTCCCTGACAAAAAGGAAGAAATACAGAATAAAGAAGAAATTGAAAAATAA
- a CDS encoding catalase family protein: MPDPVKYNKKFDQLSDEEKELLDIAKNSIADFVEHSPSVSDVNYATRNAHAKTYGVAKGDFLISKNIPGQFQKFFDREKYALTIRFSNAHLKINHHKKDIPAYGFSVQIKEENGDLIANYPLVNFPLFPINSVSTFLKLFTSVNRFFIKKWSSFSLVSQILKVIPSTFTGSFLKNLFKLWSKRNDFLLSFDYHSVGAYRLGENMIKIKLRPKSVDRNYGKKLEVKEALENYLRNSDFTAEVLIQICYDLENQPVNRLNVEWKKSPFIKIGEVKIDQNNLLDPRSCENELLSFNPFESKPFFQPVGKIQTLRKEAYKVSMQTRLKINKLLKYK, from the coding sequence ATGCCAGATCCAGTAAAATATAATAAGAAATTTGATCAGCTTTCTGATGAGGAAAAAGAACTACTCGACATTGCAAAAAACAGCATTGCTGATTTTGTCGAGCATTCTCCTTCGGTAAGTGATGTAAACTATGCTACCAGAAACGCCCATGCCAAAACGTATGGCGTCGCAAAAGGTGATTTTCTGATCAGTAAAAATATTCCCGGGCAGTTTCAGAAATTTTTTGACAGGGAAAAATACGCTTTAACCATTCGTTTTTCAAATGCCCATCTGAAGATAAACCATCATAAAAAAGATATTCCTGCGTACGGTTTTTCTGTCCAGATTAAAGAGGAAAATGGTGACCTAATCGCCAACTATCCACTGGTTAATTTCCCTTTGTTTCCCATCAATTCCGTGAGTACTTTTCTGAAGTTATTTACTTCAGTCAATCGGTTTTTCATAAAAAAATGGAGTTCATTTTCTTTGGTGAGCCAGATACTGAAGGTCATCCCCTCAACATTCACAGGTTCATTTCTGAAGAATCTTTTTAAATTATGGTCTAAAAGAAATGATTTTCTGCTGTCATTTGACTACCATTCTGTAGGTGCTTACCGACTTGGTGAAAATATGATCAAGATAAAACTGAGACCGAAATCCGTTGACAGAAACTACGGTAAGAAGCTGGAGGTAAAAGAAGCTCTGGAAAACTACCTGAGAAATTCCGATTTTACTGCGGAAGTTCTGATCCAGATCTGCTACGATCTGGAAAATCAACCGGTGAACCGGTTGAATGTAGAATGGAAAAAATCACCTTTCATCAAAATTGGAGAAGTAAAAATAGATCAAAACAACCTCTTAGATCCGCGATCATGTGAAAACGAGCTGCTGTCTTTTAATCCTTTTGAAAGTAAGCCATTTTTTCAGCCTGTGGGTAAAATACAGACCCTGAGAAAAGAAGCATATAAAGTTTCCATGCAGACCAGACTGAAGATTAATAAGCTGTTGAAGTACAAATGA